The genomic DNA TGTAAAATTACCTACTGCAGACATTATTAATGGAAGTGTCATTAATGCAAATAACATCACTTTTTTCCAGAATTTCTTCATATCTTTCCCCTCCTTATCTAATTTTTTAGAAATGAAACCTATTATTATCACAATATTATAAATTTCATTTTTATTGTAATTTATTTTAACAAAATGGTCAACTATTATCTGGAACTTTCCAGTAATGATGAATTTAGAGAAAAAAATAAGGAGGCTTAAGCCTCCTTATAGATTTTCATATTTATTTCGTTCCCAATCAGTTACATATATAGAAAATTCCTCCCATTCTTTCCACTTTAGTTCCATGAACTTATTGAAAATATGTTCTCCCAAAACTTCCTTAATTAAAGGATCTCTCTCTGCCTCTTTCAGGGCTTCTTCTAAATTTTTTGGAAGAGTTTTAATATCATAGTTATCTCTTTCTTTTTCATCCATCTTATAAATATTTTTGTCAACAGGTTTTGGTGGTTCAATCTTGTTTTCTATTCCATCTAAACCCGCGGCAATTAAAACTGCAAAGGCCAAATAAGGATTACAAGATGGATCAGGGGCTCGATATTCCAACCTTGTGCCCATACCACGAGCCATAGGTACTCTTATTAAAGCTGAACGATTTCCAAGAGACCACGCGATATTTACAGGGGCTTCATAACCGGGAACGAGTCTCTTGTAACTATTCACAGTTGGATTAGTTATCGCAGTAACTGCCCTTGCATGTTTTATTATTCCGCCAATAAAATATCTCATATCATTTGAAATATCTTCTTTTACTTCATCATAAAAAACATTTTTTTGCAAATCCCTTGAAAATAAACTCATATGAATATGCATACCACTCCCGTTCACACCAAAAAATGGTTTTGGCATAAAAGTAGCATGAAGATTGTTATTTACAGCCAGTGTTTTTATCACAAGTTTGACTGTTTGGACAGCATCCGCTGAAATAAGAGCATTACTATATCTAAAATCTACTTCGTGTTGTGAAGGAGCAACTTCATGATGAGTTGCTTCTACATCTATTCTCATCTCTTCAAGCATTACCGCTACTTCACTCCTTAAATTTTCAGCAACATCAACTGGTAACAAATCAAAATAACCTCCTACATCTAGAAATTCAAATACGGTTTTCCCGTTTTTTCTTGGGATGAGAAAAAACTCCACTTCTGGGCCTGTATGAGGAACATATCCCATATCTTTAGCCTTTTCCATTACCCTCTTTAATCTATATCGTGGGTCCCCTTCAAAAGGTGTTCCATCGGCTTTTAGTACATCACATATTAATCTGGCACTCTTCTGACCTTCTAGAGTCCAGGGTAAAATAGCAAAAGTTGAAACATCTGGTTTCAAATACATGTCTGATTCATCAATTCTTACAAACCCTTCGATCGAAGAACCATCAAACATTATTCCTCTATCAATTGCTCTTTCTAAATCATTAACGGGAATTTCTACATTTTTTAAAGTTCCATTGATGTCTGAAAATTGAAGCCTTATAAATCTAATACCCTCTTTCCTAACAATTTCGAAAATTTCCGATTTTTCCATAACAACACCTCCTTATTAACAAAGAAAGTCAATTAAGTGAATTTTTCTCAAAAATATTTCTCTTATTATATCATAATCAAATATTAAAATTAAAAAATTCAACTCATTAAAATTATTTATTTTTGATTTCAGACAAGATTCGAAGGACATTTTTAAAATCTTCCGGGAGGGGAGCAACGAAGGTCATCTTTTCTTTTGTTGTAGGATGAAAGAAGGAGAGTTTCAATGCATGAAGCATTTGTCTTTTTGCCCCATATACGGCATCTTTTTGACCTTTTCCATACAACTCATCACCTAGCAAAGGATGACCAATATACTTCATGTGAACTCTTATTTGGTGGGTTCTTCCTGTTTTTGGAAAAACTAGAACTAAAGTCCCTATACCAAAACGTTTTAAAACTTTGTAATAAGTTAATGCATTTTTTCCCCATTCAAGAGGAGCCATTTTTGTTCTAACTACAGGATTCCTTGCAAGCGATACTTCAATGGTCCCATAATCTTTTTTTATAATACCATGTACAATTGCAGCATATACTTTTTCGGTAACTCTATCTTTGAATTGTTGGGATAGACTTTGATGTGCTTTATCATTTTTGGCAACTACAATCACACCACTTGTATCTTTATCTAATCTGTGAACAATACCTGGTCTTAGTTCTCCACTTATTCCTTGTAAATCTTTACAATGATACATTAAAGCATTAACCAGTGTTCCAGAAGATATAGAAGGAGTTGGATGAACAATTATTCCCGGATCTTTATTTACAACTATAATATCTTTATCTTCATAGAGAATTTTTAATGGTATATTTTCTGGCAAAATTTCAACAGTTTTTGGTCTTTCAGGTAAATTTAAAGCAACAATATCACCAAGTTTTAGTTTATAACTTGGTTTTTTTACTTCATTATTAACTCTGACTTCGCCTTTCTTTATCGCTTTCTGTATAAATGTCCTCGAGATCCAATCCGGAGCTTTCTCCTGAACGTACTTGTCTAATCTCCATCCCACTTCTCTTGCCGTTACTTGAATTTCCAACATCTCGCCTCCGAAGAATAGTTATTGTAAGACCTATTGCACCTATGAGAATAAAAAAATCGGCAAGGTTATAAATGGTCGGCCAATAAGGCATAGTAATAAAGTCAACAACATAACCAAACCTAATTCTA from Thermosipho atlanticus DSM 15807 includes the following:
- the glnA gene encoding type I glutamate--ammonia ligase, with protein sequence MEKSEIFEIVRKEGIRFIRLQFSDINGTLKNVEIPVNDLERAIDRGIMFDGSSIEGFVRIDESDMYLKPDVSTFAILPWTLEGQKSARLICDVLKADGTPFEGDPRYRLKRVMEKAKDMGYVPHTGPEVEFFLIPRKNGKTVFEFLDVGGYFDLLPVDVAENLRSEVAVMLEEMRIDVEATHHEVAPSQHEVDFRYSNALISADAVQTVKLVIKTLAVNNNLHATFMPKPFFGVNGSGMHIHMSLFSRDLQKNVFYDEVKEDISNDMRYFIGGIIKHARAVTAITNPTVNSYKRLVPGYEAPVNIAWSLGNRSALIRVPMARGMGTRLEYRAPDPSCNPYLAFAVLIAAGLDGIENKIEPPKPVDKNIYKMDEKERDNYDIKTLPKNLEEALKEAERDPLIKEVLGEHIFNKFMELKWKEWEEFSIYVTDWERNKYENL
- a CDS encoding RluA family pseudouridine synthase → MGWRLDKYVQEKAPDWISRTFIQKAIKKGEVRVNNEVKKPSYKLKLGDIVALNLPERPKTVEILPENIPLKILYEDKDIIVVNKDPGIIVHPTPSISSGTLVNALMYHCKDLQGISGELRPGIVHRLDKDTSGVIVVAKNDKAHQSLSQQFKDRVTEKVYAAIVHGIIKKDYGTIEVSLARNPVVRTKMAPLEWGKNALTYYKVLKRFGIGTLVLVFPKTGRTHQIRVHMKYIGHPLLGDELYGKGQKDAVYGAKRQMLHALKLSFFHPTTKEKMTFVAPLPEDFKNVLRILSEIKNK